Proteins co-encoded in one Acidisarcina sp. genomic window:
- a CDS encoding carboxypeptidase regulatory-like domain-containing protein translates to MSNFISKCQAAVPKWFGLRLVVGSFILIAVMLAATTSLHAQAYNGAIVGNVTDSSGATVPGASVMAVNTGTNAKYNTTTSGSGNFAIPQLPIGTYELHVSQGNFKESVVKGIEVHVSTNVEVNTVLQVGAVTEKVTVQADAVQVQTTSAAVGEIIGGSQVRELPLNGENFVGLTQLSPGVSAAASYDGTGKGLSGGVNFSVNGNPYTNNLFLVDGVNNNDVGSNRTILVYPAVDTIAEFKMIRNSFGPEYGQASGAIISINTKSGDNQWHGGAFYSGRNNALDANDWVHNNEGLGKGKLRKNDWGYHASGPVVKDKLFFWWNQEWDREIRGGAFGTCVPTDAESKGDFSAYGSAKADQCGATIPSIPSFAQGTNPLTIANPDAAGLLIAQFYPSPNFNSSQQTLTNKNGYNWSTSVNNNLKWSEWNVRADYDLTKANRVTFRWTQDTWDNPAPNNGAVFWGESLYPTVQSNWSQPSKSVMAKLSSTISNSMVNDVEFGYGHNAIITSLAGTRKNIVSELQTAYPASFPGSIKQKDEFFGGWGGLNPYGSYQGSASIWNIAPYKNHEDLYTVQDNLSKVQGNHLLKVGAFFGTNAKVEDNGNGADRPTLPSTIYCDKDASGNNIIGPGHPACAQTNNALANILIPGTGSQPQMFNVSENSIDATAFVHWHDFEWYMGDTWKISRNLALDFGFRWSFYREPYAGDNHWANWSLANWSADRATSNPSDACNGVVIVPGTSPCSDASKFLASLGVNLPLSPGTPGKNSALVEQNNHNIAPRVGISWDVFGNGKTALRFGGGQFFQRELVGIDEGLARTAPFVIGINTNRALDTPAPLANPSVSPNAGKSPRGVTPNSWQWNATVEQEVARNTTLEVSYVGNTGLHLTSMYDLNPIPSSNWKQAAFASGSAQNLFRPAFNFGTIGGFARGGHASYHSLQAMFRSQMGPSSFQAAYTYSHSLGNVELDNSSGGFNQQAITDQSHPGLDKGNTNINRPHIFVFNEVYYLPKFTKENRLVQNSIGGWEVNSIFTAAHGSSLTLFSSGVSGACTKLDADGNCVTGYSSPLTSLIGTGYNGNNRPLKVPGKSCNSGTKENQILNPDAFTLVGYVIGTIPSNIASRGACYGAPTTNLDLQLAKNWTVKERLRVKFSMDFFDILNHPNFNSSGLEGAGITSSSPVYCGGATPPVKGGPATGQPCSPTNNVITSAATPTMASPNGFGSTQSLQTGRSNRELQYALKFTF, encoded by the coding sequence ATGTCGAATTTCATTTCGAAATGTCAGGCAGCAGTCCCAAAATGGTTTGGGCTGCGGCTGGTGGTTGGTTCCTTCATCCTGATCGCCGTAATGCTGGCGGCCACAACATCCTTGCATGCACAGGCTTACAACGGGGCGATTGTCGGAAACGTGACAGATAGCAGCGGCGCCACGGTGCCCGGCGCAAGCGTGATGGCAGTGAATACAGGCACAAATGCCAAATACAACACTACGACCAGCGGATCAGGCAACTTCGCTATTCCCCAACTACCCATCGGCACTTATGAGCTACATGTCAGCCAGGGAAACTTCAAGGAATCCGTCGTAAAGGGTATTGAAGTCCACGTCTCGACCAATGTTGAAGTGAATACGGTACTTCAGGTGGGTGCCGTGACTGAAAAAGTCACCGTCCAGGCAGATGCCGTTCAGGTGCAGACCACCTCCGCAGCTGTGGGCGAGATTATCGGTGGCTCACAGGTCCGCGAACTGCCGCTGAATGGCGAAAACTTCGTCGGACTCACCCAGCTTTCGCCTGGGGTCTCTGCGGCAGCCTCGTATGATGGCACCGGCAAGGGCCTCTCCGGTGGCGTCAACTTTTCTGTGAATGGCAACCCATATACCAACAATCTTTTCCTCGTCGATGGCGTGAATAACAACGACGTAGGCTCGAACCGGACGATCCTGGTCTACCCCGCCGTCGATACCATTGCGGAGTTCAAGATGATCCGCAACTCCTTCGGACCGGAGTATGGTCAGGCGTCCGGTGCAATCATCAGCATCAATACCAAATCCGGCGATAACCAATGGCACGGCGGAGCCTTCTACAGCGGCCGCAACAATGCGCTGGATGCCAATGATTGGGTACATAACAACGAGGGCCTTGGGAAAGGTAAGCTGCGCAAGAATGACTGGGGTTACCATGCCAGCGGACCGGTCGTAAAGGACAAGCTGTTCTTCTGGTGGAACCAGGAGTGGGATCGCGAGATTCGCGGCGGTGCCTTCGGTACCTGCGTGCCAACCGATGCAGAGTCGAAAGGTGATTTCAGCGCCTATGGCTCTGCTAAGGCAGATCAATGCGGTGCAACCATTCCCAGCATTCCCTCTTTTGCGCAAGGGACAAATCCTTTGACGATTGCCAACCCGGATGCTGCCGGCTTATTGATCGCGCAGTTTTATCCATCGCCTAACTTCAACTCCTCACAGCAGACGTTGACAAACAAGAATGGCTATAACTGGAGTACCTCCGTCAACAACAATCTGAAATGGAGTGAATGGAACGTGCGCGCGGACTATGACCTTACCAAGGCAAACCGCGTCACCTTCCGCTGGACGCAGGACACCTGGGACAACCCGGCGCCAAACAATGGAGCGGTCTTCTGGGGGGAGTCTTTGTACCCTACCGTTCAATCCAACTGGAGCCAGCCCTCCAAGAGTGTTATGGCGAAGCTCAGTTCCACCATCTCAAACAGCATGGTGAATGACGTCGAGTTTGGATATGGCCACAACGCGATCATCACTAGTCTGGCCGGCACCCGCAAGAATATCGTGTCGGAATTACAGACTGCCTATCCAGCTTCGTTTCCAGGCTCCATTAAGCAGAAGGATGAGTTCTTTGGCGGATGGGGCGGCTTGAACCCCTATGGTTCCTATCAGGGCAGCGCCTCTATCTGGAATATCGCTCCTTACAAGAACCATGAGGACCTCTATACTGTTCAGGACAACCTCTCCAAGGTACAAGGCAACCATCTCCTTAAGGTCGGCGCCTTCTTCGGTACCAATGCAAAGGTCGAGGATAATGGAAACGGTGCGGACAGGCCGACACTTCCATCGACCATCTATTGCGACAAGGATGCGTCTGGCAACAACATCATTGGACCTGGGCATCCTGCCTGCGCACAAACCAACAACGCACTCGCCAATATTCTTATTCCTGGCACCGGCAGCCAGCCTCAGATGTTCAACGTCAGCGAGAACAGCATCGACGCAACTGCTTTTGTTCACTGGCACGACTTTGAGTGGTATATGGGTGACACTTGGAAGATCAGCCGCAATCTCGCTCTGGATTTCGGGTTCCGCTGGTCCTTTTATCGTGAGCCCTATGCGGGCGACAATCATTGGGCAAACTGGAGCCTCGCCAACTGGAGCGCGGATCGGGCCACGTCTAACCCGTCAGATGCCTGCAATGGCGTTGTCATCGTGCCTGGAACAAGCCCATGCTCCGATGCGAGCAAGTTCCTCGCAAGCCTGGGTGTTAATCTGCCCCTTTCTCCAGGCACACCGGGCAAGAACAGTGCCCTCGTGGAGCAGAACAACCACAACATTGCTCCTCGCGTCGGCATTTCGTGGGATGTCTTCGGCAACGGCAAGACTGCCCTGCGCTTTGGCGGCGGCCAGTTCTTCCAGCGCGAGTTAGTCGGCATCGACGAAGGTCTGGCCCGGACCGCTCCATTTGTCATCGGCATCAACACAAACCGGGCGCTCGATACTCCTGCACCGTTGGCAAATCCGTCCGTGTCACCCAACGCCGGGAAGAGTCCTCGCGGCGTAACTCCAAATTCCTGGCAATGGAATGCAACCGTGGAGCAAGAGGTAGCAAGAAACACGACGCTCGAAGTCTCGTACGTCGGCAATACTGGCCTCCACCTCACCTCCATGTATGACCTGAACCCGATTCCAAGCTCTAACTGGAAGCAGGCCGCCTTTGCCAGCGGCAGCGCCCAGAACCTCTTCCGTCCAGCCTTCAACTTCGGCACGATTGGGGGGTTCGCCCGGGGAGGCCATGCGTCCTATCACTCTCTTCAGGCTATGTTCCGCTCCCAGATGGGACCCTCAAGCTTCCAGGCTGCATACACATACTCTCACTCCCTCGGCAACGTGGAGCTTGACAACTCTTCGGGTGGCTTCAATCAGCAGGCAATTACGGATCAGAGTCATCCCGGCCTCGATAAAGGAAATACCAACATCAACCGTCCACACATCTTCGTCTTCAACGAGGTGTACTATCTGCCCAAGTTCACCAAGGAGAACAGGCTTGTGCAGAACTCCATCGGCGGATGGGAAGTGAACAGCATCTTCACCGCTGCTCATGGCAGTTCGTTGACGCTCTTCAGCAGTGGGGTCAGCGGCGCATGCACCAAGCTGGATGCCGATGGGAACTGCGTCACTGGATACTCCAGCCCCCTGACCTCGTTGATCGGCACAGGCTACAACGGAAATAACCGGCCTCTTAAGGTGCCGGGTAAAAGCTGTAACTCGGGGACCAAGGAGAACCAGATACTCAATCCGGATGCGTTCACGCTTGTGGGGTACGTAATCGGCACAATTCCCTCGAACATTGCCAGCCGTGGGGCCTGCTACGGTGCGCCGACTACGAATCTTGACCTGCAACTTGCAAAGAACTGGACCGTCAAAGAGCGCCTTCGCGTGAAATTCAGCATGGACTTCTTTGACATTCTGAATCATCCGAACTTCAACAGCTCCGGTCTGGAGGGAGCCGGTATTACCTCCTCAAGCCCGGTCTACTGCGGCGGGGCCACGCCTCCGGTAAAGGGAGGCCCAGCGACCGGGCAGCCCTGCAGCCCTACAAACAACGTGATCACCTCGGCAGCTACACCTACAATGGCATCTCCCAATGGCTTTGGTTCGACACAAAGCCTGCAAACAGGGCGCTCAAATCGTGAGCTGCAATATGCTCTTAAGTTCACGTTCTAA
- a CDS encoding CRTAC1 family protein, which produces MSRSFIESSFLRSLVVACLTCNIAAAQSGHPTPPPPPPGAKSTKCSGRPIPQLDDVTASTGITFSHTSDPSKRYIVESMSGGVLLIDYDRDGWPDIYFTNAPTVEMATRGEKSLGVLYHNNHDGTFTDVTAKSHLTTPCFGMGGAVGDFNNDGWPDIYETCLGGNVLYRNNGDGTFTDVTAKAGVADGRWSTGASFGDYDGDGYVDLMVVNYVDFHLDDLPGFGKEPFCKYRGIDVQCGPRGLRGAGDSLFHNNGDGTFTDVSKSAGVNDANGFYGLGVIWADFNNTGRPDIYITNDSTPKYLYKNEGNGKFKDIGLESGTAVSDDGSEQASMGIAVGDYNHTGRPSLFVTNFSDENDVLYRNDGDWNFKEVSYATGTALPSLPWVKWGTAFVDLDNDGWLDLIAVSGHVYPQVDSLPSGGGYREPKLLHLNQKDGMFCDASDLAGLALKQRRVSRGLAVGDLWNDGNMDVVVSDIDGTPMILRNRGIPGRHWVSFELAGTKSNRLALNARISIVAGGMTQTEEIHSGGSYLSQNDLRVHFGLGPADKIQSVTIHWPSGKVETVNDLAVDKFYSVLEGQGIVPRNKILPTPQKP; this is translated from the coding sequence TTGAGCCGTTCATTCATTGAGTCCTCGTTCCTCCGCTCGCTTGTGGTTGCCTGCTTAACCTGCAACATTGCTGCTGCCCAAAGCGGGCACCCCACGCCGCCGCCTCCTCCCCCGGGAGCAAAATCCACCAAGTGTAGCGGTCGTCCAATCCCTCAACTCGACGACGTCACGGCCTCCACCGGGATCACCTTCTCGCATACCTCCGATCCCTCAAAGAGGTACATCGTTGAGTCGATGAGCGGTGGCGTCCTGCTGATCGACTATGATCGCGATGGCTGGCCGGATATCTACTTCACCAATGCTCCGACGGTCGAGATGGCCACTAGGGGGGAGAAGAGCCTCGGTGTCCTCTACCACAATAATCACGACGGCACTTTTACCGATGTGACTGCAAAATCTCACCTCACTACTCCATGCTTTGGGATGGGAGGGGCGGTGGGCGACTTCAACAACGATGGCTGGCCGGATATTTACGAAACCTGTCTCGGTGGAAACGTCTTATATCGTAACAATGGCGATGGCACTTTTACCGATGTGACTGCCAAGGCTGGCGTGGCCGATGGACGCTGGTCTACCGGAGCCTCGTTTGGGGACTACGACGGAGACGGCTACGTTGATCTGATGGTGGTGAACTACGTGGACTTCCACCTCGACGATCTTCCTGGCTTCGGCAAGGAGCCTTTCTGCAAATATCGCGGTATCGATGTGCAGTGCGGTCCACGCGGACTGCGCGGTGCTGGCGATTCCCTCTTTCACAACAACGGAGACGGCACCTTCACTGACGTCTCCAAATCTGCGGGCGTAAACGATGCCAATGGATTTTACGGTCTCGGAGTCATCTGGGCCGACTTCAACAATACTGGCCGGCCAGATATCTACATCACCAACGACTCGACCCCCAAGTACCTCTACAAGAACGAGGGAAATGGCAAGTTCAAAGACATTGGTCTGGAATCCGGAACCGCGGTGAGCGATGACGGCTCCGAGCAAGCCTCGATGGGGATTGCTGTCGGCGATTACAACCACACCGGTCGTCCATCCCTTTTTGTCACCAACTTCTCCGATGAAAATGACGTTCTGTATCGCAACGATGGAGATTGGAACTTCAAAGAAGTTTCGTACGCCACGGGAACGGCTCTACCCTCGCTTCCCTGGGTGAAGTGGGGTACAGCCTTTGTGGATCTGGATAACGATGGATGGCTTGATCTCATCGCCGTCAGCGGCCACGTGTATCCCCAGGTTGATTCGTTGCCCTCCGGCGGCGGATATCGCGAACCCAAGCTGCTGCACCTGAATCAGAAGGACGGAATGTTCTGCGATGCAAGCGATTTGGCGGGGCTCGCCCTCAAGCAACGCCGCGTCTCCCGTGGCCTCGCGGTCGGCGACCTATGGAACGATGGCAACATGGATGTGGTTGTCAGCGATATCGATGGAACCCCGATGATTCTCCGCAATCGCGGAATCCCGGGTCGCCATTGGGTGAGCTTCGAGCTTGCCGGGACGAAAAGCAATCGACTCGCTCTCAATGCACGAATCAGCATCGTCGCCGGAGGGATGACGCAGACTGAGGAGATCCACAGCGGGGGCAGCTATCTTTCGCAAAACGATCTGCGCGTACACTTCGGACTTGGCCCGGCTGACAAAATCCAAAGCGTCACGATTCATTGGCCCTCGGGAAAAGTCGAAACCGTGAACGACCTTGCTGTAGATAAGTTTTACTCGGTGTTGGAGGGGCAAGGCATTGTCCCCCGCAACAAGATTCTTCCAACTCCTCAGAAGCCCTAG
- a CDS encoding carboxypeptidase-like regulatory domain-containing protein, which translates to MKRGILKFGGGMTLLLMVCVLQAAAASRAASVSGMVRDSQGTPQVGAMVELLGADAMVLATTFTDGHGHFSLQRVDPGTYNLKAVGAAFLPALRENLKVHADTVVNLTLTTLFEAAQWFPAQRRTDSEPDDDWIWTLRSSANRPLLRMLEDGPLVIVTDSDSTARPVMKARVTFSSADHTFGDGGVRNAFEITRSKSDNQQLILRADFAAGGNSAFESLAGYRKDLGAGRTLRTVLAIEDRPEIVGTSNQLGLESMVVRSSQTMALSPEVHAEVGNELQVVRLGESQVSNHPFAGVIWSQGGNSVSYRLATSRGLQRADEVDAANATAPVISNAHGVIRVEHGLHQQLAVEHSDDDIHVKMALYRDRLTNPVISGGGDVSVEDLGGGELLYDAASQLLRVQGPDYSAAGFVGEVKTRILADTWMSFSLASGTALGLGPLINKASLEQTIAFIRPQRAQMYAVGLNGKVNRTGTRWRASYRWQPADSLTEVAPFDAALPDAYLTLYLRQPIRYGRIFPSGMEALVDVRNLLAEGYRPFVTSDGSTLYFAQTERSIQGGLSFTF; encoded by the coding sequence GTGAAGCGCGGCATCCTCAAATTCGGCGGCGGTATGACGTTGCTGCTCATGGTCTGCGTTCTGCAGGCGGCAGCGGCCAGCAGGGCTGCGTCGGTCTCGGGGATGGTGCGCGACTCCCAGGGAACTCCACAGGTCGGAGCGATGGTGGAGCTGCTTGGGGCGGATGCCATGGTGCTTGCCACGACCTTCACCGATGGGCATGGCCACTTCTCGCTTCAACGAGTTGATCCTGGCACCTACAACCTGAAGGCCGTGGGTGCTGCCTTCCTTCCTGCTCTTCGTGAGAATCTCAAGGTTCACGCCGATACGGTGGTCAATCTTACGTTGACTACCTTGTTTGAGGCTGCCCAGTGGTTCCCGGCACAGCGCCGTACGGACAGTGAACCGGACGACGACTGGATCTGGACGCTCCGATCGTCTGCCAATCGCCCGCTGTTGCGCATGTTGGAGGATGGTCCACTGGTGATCGTAACCGACTCTGACAGCACCGCTCGCCCTGTGATGAAGGCTCGTGTGACGTTTAGCAGCGCGGATCATACCTTTGGCGATGGCGGTGTGAGAAATGCCTTCGAGATAACCCGCTCTAAAAGCGACAACCAGCAGTTGATCCTGCGCGCGGACTTTGCGGCTGGCGGGAACTCCGCATTCGAATCCCTGGCGGGCTACCGCAAAGACCTCGGCGCAGGCCGAACCCTCCGGACGGTTCTAGCTATAGAGGACAGGCCGGAAATTGTTGGGACGTCTAACCAGCTTGGCCTCGAATCGATGGTGGTGCGCAGCTCTCAGACGATGGCGTTGTCGCCGGAAGTGCATGCTGAGGTCGGGAATGAACTTCAGGTAGTTCGGCTGGGCGAGAGCCAGGTCTCCAACCACCCCTTTGCCGGGGTGATATGGAGTCAGGGCGGAAATTCGGTTTCGTATCGTCTGGCAACCTCCCGCGGGCTGCAGCGCGCTGATGAGGTAGACGCCGCGAATGCCACCGCTCCGGTGATCTCAAATGCCCACGGGGTCATACGGGTCGAGCATGGGCTACACCAGCAGCTCGCGGTTGAGCACTCCGACGACGATATTCATGTCAAGATGGCCCTCTATCGCGACCGTCTGACGAATCCAGTTATCAGTGGTGGCGGAGATGTCTCGGTGGAGGATCTGGGCGGGGGGGAACTGCTCTATGATGCAGCCAGCCAGCTACTCCGCGTTCAGGGGCCGGATTATTCGGCTGCGGGTTTTGTTGGGGAAGTGAAGACACGAATCCTGGCCGACACCTGGATGTCGTTTTCCCTTGCGAGTGGCACGGCACTGGGGCTTGGGCCGCTCATCAATAAAGCGAGTCTCGAGCAGACAATTGCATTCATTCGGCCGCAGCGCGCGCAGATGTATGCGGTGGGCCTGAATGGCAAAGTGAATCGAACTGGAACGCGGTGGCGTGCTTCCTATCGCTGGCAGCCGGCGGATAGCCTGACCGAAGTTGCACCATTCGATGCCGCATTGCCAGACGCTTATCTCACCCTTTACCTGCGTCAACCGATCCGCTATGGCAGGATATTTCCGAGTGGGATGGAGGCGTTAGTGGATGTGAGGAATCTGCTGGCTGAGGGCTATCGCCCATTTGTAACCAGCGATGGCAGCACACTCTACTTTGCACAAACGGAGCGCTCGATTCAGGGCGGACTATCCTTCACCTTCTGA
- a CDS encoding tetratricopeptide repeat protein yields the protein MAYLSKSVVGLTPLRALRFTISFFSIATCFSCSVIGTVRAQTSSHTHTSPRHAETKPKADSSELTSRISAANAARESGDLAVVALANQRLIAAGLREVAELRMVESAYPQAVDLYRRSLEYEDSAEIRTDLAFAELRAGRFDEAIAQAEKARKDYPSVSSSQGTRIDQVLAHAFMEKADYAHAAESFLRLTASQPDIPTLYSLSICLLGTRKPEDKQHAAEIFGQMHKMAGDSGSLHVLFGRAYRDAEDMPAAIREFQRAIEIDPTTPHAHYFLGLARLSLNEWKPTAEAESEMKSEIHNYPRDYLANYMLGFLLSAERRYQESDRYMEAAADINPTAPEPPLYMGLNAYAQDDAKRAEEMLRKAIILTGNDDARSNYQIRRAYVDLGRILSTSGRKGEAEAFLTKARELQNKTMEQSQQSIASMAMAGGGGMAAAIVPLSSRQENEAAPALQPGAEFARPDAASLANTRLTPAQRDAVDTRENDLRSVLGLAFSDLATSEALRRNYAAALSHYQQAEQWDASVPALDKNLGQSAFRSGDYAEAIRGLSKALLSAPDSAPLRAMLGMSYFATDKYADAAKTFAPLGVSGMTDGETGYAWAASLAHLGDMKKAADVLNEFQSSPRPNDVLLLAGQLWTEIGDYSRAIATFSQVLQSNPSQPRAHFDAGLAYIRWEHWPEAAQEFQKELALYPGSPDPQYHLGFVYLQQAKVAEAADLFQQVVTNHPDYANAQYELGKILLDRGQTADAVTHLELAAHLSPQADYLHYQLQAAYRKQGRTAEANRELDIYKELKAKSRERAAQATKQNH from the coding sequence GTGGCTTACCTATCAAAATCCGTCGTCGGGCTCACCCCACTTCGAGCTCTGCGATTCACTATCTCCTTTTTCTCGATTGCCACCTGCTTCTCATGCAGCGTAATTGGCACCGTTCGCGCACAAACCTCTTCTCATACCCACACTTCCCCCCGCCACGCCGAGACCAAGCCCAAGGCGGATTCCTCCGAACTCACATCCCGCATCTCCGCAGCGAACGCTGCACGGGAGTCTGGAGATCTCGCCGTCGTTGCCTTGGCAAATCAACGCCTCATCGCCGCTGGCCTCCGAGAAGTGGCCGAGCTGAGGATGGTCGAGTCAGCATATCCGCAAGCCGTGGACCTCTATCGCAGGTCTCTCGAATACGAGGATTCCGCGGAGATACGCACCGATCTTGCCTTTGCCGAACTGCGCGCCGGCCGCTTCGACGAGGCGATTGCTCAAGCAGAAAAGGCACGCAAGGATTACCCATCCGTCTCCTCTTCACAAGGTACGCGGATCGATCAGGTGCTCGCGCATGCGTTCATGGAGAAAGCCGACTACGCACACGCCGCAGAGAGCTTCTTGCGACTCACGGCTTCTCAGCCCGATATACCCACGCTTTATTCACTGTCCATCTGCCTGCTTGGAACCAGGAAGCCTGAAGATAAACAGCATGCTGCAGAGATCTTCGGCCAGATGCACAAGATGGCGGGCGACAGCGGATCGCTGCATGTCCTCTTCGGACGCGCCTACCGTGATGCGGAAGACATGCCAGCGGCCATCCGGGAATTTCAGCGTGCGATTGAAATCGATCCCACCACTCCTCACGCACACTACTTCCTCGGCCTTGCGCGACTCTCGCTGAATGAATGGAAGCCTACGGCAGAAGCAGAGTCCGAGATGAAAAGCGAGATCCACAACTACCCCCGCGACTATCTCGCAAACTACATGCTGGGTTTTCTTCTTTCCGCAGAGCGCCGTTATCAGGAATCCGACAGATATATGGAGGCCGCAGCCGATATAAACCCGACAGCTCCCGAGCCGCCCCTGTACATGGGACTCAACGCCTATGCACAAGACGACGCGAAACGTGCTGAAGAAATGCTCCGCAAAGCCATCATCCTGACGGGCAACGATGACGCCAGATCGAACTATCAGATTCGCCGCGCGTACGTGGATCTGGGGCGCATCCTATCCACCTCTGGCCGCAAAGGTGAGGCAGAAGCATTCCTGACCAAGGCACGCGAACTCCAAAACAAAACGATGGAGCAGAGCCAGCAAAGCATCGCATCCATGGCGATGGCAGGAGGAGGCGGCATGGCAGCCGCTATAGTCCCGCTCAGTTCCCGCCAGGAAAACGAAGCCGCGCCAGCGCTGCAGCCCGGTGCTGAGTTCGCCAGGCCAGACGCCGCATCGCTCGCAAATACCCGGCTGACTCCCGCACAGCGCGATGCGGTCGATACCCGCGAGAATGATCTGCGCTCTGTGCTCGGACTGGCATTCAGCGACCTCGCTACCTCCGAAGCGCTTCGTCGGAACTATGCAGCGGCCTTGAGCCATTATCAGCAGGCCGAACAATGGGACGCTTCCGTTCCCGCGCTGGACAAGAATCTGGGCCAATCCGCCTTTCGTAGCGGCGACTATGCGGAAGCGATACGCGGATTATCGAAGGCGCTTCTATCTGCGCCGGACTCAGCCCCGCTGCGCGCCATGCTCGGCATGTCTTACTTTGCCACGGACAAATATGCAGATGCTGCGAAGACCTTCGCCCCGCTCGGTGTAAGCGGAATGACCGATGGCGAGACCGGGTATGCCTGGGCCGCTTCGCTTGCTCACCTCGGAGACATGAAGAAAGCGGCGGATGTGCTCAACGAATTTCAGTCCTCGCCGCGGCCCAACGACGTTCTGTTGTTGGCAGGTCAACTCTGGACGGAGATTGGAGATTACTCCCGCGCCATTGCAACCTTCTCCCAGGTTCTTCAGTCCAATCCTTCGCAACCCAGGGCGCACTTTGACGCAGGCCTTGCCTACATCCGGTGGGAACATTGGCCGGAAGCTGCACAGGAATTTCAGAAGGAACTGGCGCTCTACCCCGGATCGCCAGACCCGCAATATCATCTCGGCTTTGTCTATCTGCAGCAGGCGAAGGTTGCGGAAGCCGCGGACCTTTTCCAGCAAGTCGTAACCAATCATCCAGACTATGCGAATGCACAATACGAACTCGGCAAGATCCTGTTGGATCGCGGACAAACAGCAGATGCAGTCACACATCTGGAACTAGCGGCTCATCTCAGCCCTCAGGCCGATTACCTCCACTACCAGTTGCAGGCCGCCTATCGCAAACAAGGCCGCACTGCCGAAGCCAACCGCGAACTCGACATCTACAAAGAACTCAAAGCAAAATCACGGGAACGCGCTGCACAAGCGACAAAACAGAATCACTAA